The DNA sequence ATCCTGGGCGCCACGACCTACCTCGTGCTCGGCGCATTCCAGTTCGTGCCGAGCCTGCGGCAGCGGCATCCTCGGTATCACCGGCTCGCGGGCCGCGTGCTCATCCCGGCGGGGCTCGTGGGGGCGGCATCCGGTCTGTGGATGACCGCGGTGTACGACCTGCCCGCCACAGACGGCGGCCTGCTGCCGCTCGTGCGGTGGGTGTTCGGGCTCGCGATGATCGCCGCGCTCGTGCTCGGTCTCGTCTCGGTGCGCCGCCGCGAGTTCGCCGCGCACCGCGCGTGGATGATCCGGGCCTACGCAATCGGCATCGCCGCCGGCACCCAGGTGTTCACGACACTGCCGTGGATGCTGACCGGTGGTCTCGATGCGACGAGCAAGACCCTCGCGATGACCCTGGGCTGGGTGCTCAACCTCGCGGTCGCCGAAGCGATCATCCGCCGTGCAACGCCGCGTCGCTAGACCGCGACGGCGGGGTCGTCCGCCTCGGCCGCGCGGCGCACCGGGTCATCCTCGGCGAGGTCGACGATCGCGATCCGGCGCGGGTGCGCCGATCCGCCGACGATGACGAAACGCTGTCCCGGACGGACGGCGGCGATCTCGGCATCCGTCCAGGCCGGCGCGCGCGGCGCGGAGAGGGGCGCGATCGAGGGAGGCGGCTCGGCAGGCGAGGGCGACTCGGCGGGCGAGGGCGACTGGTCGAGCTCGACGGCCGGCGACTCGTCACCCTCGACTGCCGGAGCCGCGGCATCCGCTCGCCGCTCCGCCACCGGGTCGTCGGCGAGCGCGTCCCGCATGATCCGGCGCGGGTCGTACCGGCTGAGGTCGACGTTCCGCCACTGGTCGATCGGGACGCCCGTCGTCTCCGTGACACCGTCGCGGGCGCCGTCGACGAAAGCACGCAGGCGACGGATGCCGCGCC is a window from the Microbacterium lacus genome containing:
- a CDS encoding DUF2306 domain-containing protein, whose translation is MTRTITSPVTRPRARRSREWLIPTSLLLLSAVPVLAGALRLTSLASGGDVTPDNVRFFALPLPVILHILGATTYLVLGAFQFVPSLRQRHPRYHRLAGRVLIPAGLVGAASGLWMTAVYDLPATDGGLLPLVRWVFGLAMIAALVLGLVSVRRREFAAHRAWMIRAYAIGIAAGTQVFTTLPWMLTGGLDATSKTLAMTLGWVLNLAVAEAIIRRATPRR
- a CDS encoding Sec-independent protein translocase subunit TatA/TatB, which produces MFGLTFEKLFFILLLAAIVIGPRRLPEYAGQLGRGIRRLRAFVDGARDGVTETTGVPIDQWRNVDLSRYDPRRIMRDALADDPVAERRADAAAPAVEGDESPAVELDQSPSPAESPSPAEPPPSIAPLSAPRAPAWTDAEIAAVRPGQRFVIVGGSAHPRRIAIVDLAEDDPVRRAAEADDPAVAV